Proteins from a single region of Rhizobiales bacterium GAS188:
- a CDS encoding Cytochrome C oxidase, cbb3-type, subunit III has translation MKPAICLVTFLALSVAVSHGHAQAVGDPQEGLALAQQVCSECHAVRKGQVGSPNSRAPTFLEVATTPGMTSTALTVALTTPHAGMPMFRLTAEQRGDVIAYILSLR, from the coding sequence GTGAAACCTGCGATTTGTCTGGTGACCTTTCTGGCGCTCTCGGTTGCGGTCAGTCATGGTCACGCACAGGCGGTCGGCGATCCACAAGAGGGCCTCGCATTGGCGCAACAGGTTTGTTCGGAGTGTCACGCGGTCCGAAAAGGACAGGTCGGCTCGCCGAACTCGCGGGCACCGACATTCTTGGAGGTCGCAACCACTCCTGGAATGACGAGCACTGCCTTGACGGTGGCGCTTACGACGCCGCATGCGGGGATGCCAATGTTCAGGCTCACAGCCGAGCAACGAGGAGATGTTATCGCTTACATCCTCAGTCTGCGTTAG
- a CDS encoding adenylate cyclase — translation MAQQRVERRLTAILAADVAGYSRLMGLDEAGTVRRLRDHLAAVRPIIGEHDGRIVKTTGDGVLIEFPSVVAAVECAVKVQKLMARRNAKLLAERRMLYRIGINLGEVLVEGDDIFGDGVNVAARLEGIAKPGGICLSRSAYDQVKGKIDAQFADMGEQRLKNIAEPLQVFRIDIGLAATARAPPTLPLPDEPSIVVLPFTNLSDDSEHAYFADGVTEDLTTALSRLRWLFVIARNSAFVYKEKAIDVRTIARELGVRYALEGSVRTAGQRMRITGQLIDAEKGNHIWAEKYDRQLHDIFAVQDEITENIVAAIEPHLYAREGYRAAGQPPESVDVWGLVVRAIDLINKFGRKQNEEAQRLLSRAIEIDPHYARAHATLSWAIWWATLYYYVEDRSEGYRQSARHAQEALRLDQSEPWARMTVGLNSSTSGQHQRALAEHEAALNLNPSFALARTTYGWALLRAGRFDDAITETAKALRMSPMDSFAGLYTTIHGLALLAARRFAEALPHLRASVAADAEFAGHYNALISCCGHLGLIEEAAEFTARRNKVGPPLMVGVLRNNLRAFAHCEVFAEGLIKAGIPE, via the coding sequence ATGGCACAGCAGCGGGTCGAACGCAGGCTTACAGCGATTCTTGCCGCCGACGTGGCTGGTTACAGTCGACTCATGGGCCTGGACGAGGCAGGGACAGTGCGCCGCTTGCGTGACCATCTGGCGGCGGTGCGGCCGATCATCGGCGAGCATGACGGCCGGATTGTCAAGACCACGGGCGACGGCGTGCTCATCGAGTTCCCGTCGGTGGTGGCGGCGGTCGAATGCGCGGTCAAAGTGCAGAAGCTAATGGCCCGGCGCAACGCCAAGCTGCTCGCGGAACGACGCATGCTCTACCGCATCGGCATCAATCTCGGCGAGGTCCTGGTCGAGGGCGATGACATTTTCGGCGATGGTGTCAATGTCGCAGCGCGGCTCGAAGGAATAGCTAAACCCGGCGGAATCTGCTTGTCGCGTTCCGCATACGATCAGGTCAAGGGAAAGATCGACGCCCAATTCGCCGATATGGGTGAGCAGCGCCTGAAAAACATTGCTGAACCGTTGCAGGTATTTCGGATCGACATCGGCTTGGCCGCTACCGCGCGGGCTCCGCCAACTCTGCCATTGCCGGACGAGCCGTCGATCGTGGTCCTGCCTTTCACGAACCTCAGCGACGACTCGGAGCACGCATACTTCGCGGACGGCGTCACCGAGGATCTCACTACGGCGCTGTCCCGGCTCCGCTGGCTCTTCGTCATCGCCCGCAACTCGGCCTTTGTCTACAAAGAGAAAGCCATCGATGTGAGGACGATCGCCCGGGAGCTGGGCGTGCGCTACGCCCTCGAGGGCAGCGTGCGCACGGCTGGCCAGCGCATGCGCATCACGGGCCAGCTCATCGATGCGGAGAAGGGCAATCACATCTGGGCGGAGAAATACGATCGGCAACTGCACGACATCTTCGCGGTTCAGGACGAGATCACGGAAAACATCGTTGCCGCGATCGAACCGCACCTCTACGCGCGGGAGGGCTATCGCGCCGCCGGACAGCCGCCCGAAAGCGTCGATGTCTGGGGGCTTGTTGTCCGCGCCATCGACCTCATCAACAAGTTCGGCCGCAAGCAGAACGAAGAGGCGCAGCGCTTGCTCAGCCGCGCGATAGAGATCGACCCGCACTATGCGCGGGCGCACGCCACCCTCAGCTGGGCAATTTGGTGGGCCACGCTCTACTATTACGTTGAGGACCGCTCCGAGGGTTACAGGCAGAGCGCCAGGCACGCACAGGAGGCATTGCGCCTCGACCAGAGCGAGCCGTGGGCCCGCATGACCGTCGGCCTGAACTCGAGCACCTCCGGCCAACACCAGCGCGCGCTGGCCGAGCACGAGGCCGCCCTCAACCTCAATCCCAGCTTCGCGCTCGCGCGCACGACCTATGGCTGGGCGTTGCTGCGGGCGGGTCGCTTCGATGATGCGATCACCGAGACTGCGAAAGCGCTTCGCATGAGCCCCATGGATTCCTTCGCCGGCCTTTACACCACGATCCACGGCCTGGCGTTGCTCGCGGCGCGGCGCTTCGCGGAAGCGCTGCCGCACCTCCGGGCGTCGGTCGCCGCCGATGCCGAGTTCGCTGGGCACTACAATGCGCTCATCAGCTGCTGCGGGCATCTCGGCCTGATCGAGGAGGCGGCGGAATTCACCGCCCGACGCAACAAGGTCGGGCCGCCGCTGATGGTGGGCGTGCTGCGCAACAATCTGCGCGCCTTCGCCCATTGCGAGGTGTTCGCGGAGGGCTTGATCAAGGCCGGCATTCCCGAGTAG
- a CDS encoding Trehalose utilization protein, with protein sequence MTIRALVWGENIHERTNPVVAAVYPDGMHRVIAGALAEDERIAVETATLQDPEHGLTAERLARTDVLFWWGHKAHGEVADAVVERVQTRVWEGMGLIVLHSAHYSKIFKRLMGSPCSLKWREAGERERVWVVNPSHPIAQGLGGGFEIANTEMYGEPFSIPEPMETVFISWYEGGEVFRSGATFQRGGGRIFYFALGHETYPIYFDANVRRVLRNAARWAYNPAPPWSSIVKAPNVPVEQAPERIQSKGPKLHKPGEESYR encoded by the coding sequence ATGACCATCCGCGCCCTGGTCTGGGGTGAAAACATCCACGAGCGCACCAATCCGGTGGTGGCGGCGGTCTATCCCGATGGCATGCACCGCGTGATCGCCGGTGCGCTCGCCGAGGACGAGCGCATCGCGGTCGAGACCGCAACGCTGCAGGACCCCGAGCACGGCCTGACGGCGGAGCGCCTCGCGCGCACCGATGTGCTGTTCTGGTGGGGGCACAAGGCCCATGGCGAGGTCGCCGACGCCGTGGTCGAGCGGGTGCAGACCCGAGTATGGGAGGGCATGGGCCTCATCGTCCTGCACTCCGCGCACTACTCGAAGATCTTCAAGCGGCTGATGGGCTCGCCCTGCAGCTTGAAATGGCGCGAGGCCGGCGAGCGCGAGCGTGTCTGGGTCGTCAATCCGAGTCACCCGATCGCCCAGGGCCTGGGAGGCGGCTTCGAGATCGCCAACACCGAAATGTACGGCGAGCCGTTCAGCATTCCCGAGCCGATGGAGACCGTGTTCATCTCATGGTACGAGGGCGGGGAAGTGTTCCGCTCCGGCGCCACCTTCCAGCGCGGCGGCGGCCGGATATTCTATTTCGCGCTGGGCCACGAGACTTACCCAATCTATTTCGACGCCAATGTGCGCCGGGTGCTGCGTAACGCCGCGCGTTGGGCCTACAACCCGGCGCCGCCCTGGTCGAGCATCGTCAAGGCGCCCAACGTGCCGGTCGAGCAAGCGCCGGAGCGCATCCAGTCCAAGGGACCAAAGCTGCACAAGCCCGGCGAGGAAAGCTATCGATGA
- a CDS encoding Transposase (or an inactivated derivative), with translation MTTISFARHQFPPAIIRHAVWLYARFTLSYRDVEELLAERGLDISYETVRRWVLKFGPLFARELRRRRSRPTSQWHLDEMAVMISGKQFWLWRAVDSEGEVLDLLVQRRRNKVAAVKLMRILLKRQGFAPEVLVTDKLRSYAAAKSELGLSARHEQGLRRNNRAENSHQPVRRREFKMQRFKSPGSAQRFLTVHAAVHNTFNTQRHLTSRNTLRILRTGAFDTWRTATTA, from the coding sequence ATGACAACCATCTCGTTCGCTCGTCACCAATTTCCTCCGGCGATCATCCGGCACGCAGTTTGGCTTTATGCCCGGTTCACGCTGAGCTATCGCGACGTTGAGGAACTCCTCGCGGAGCGCGGTCTCGATATCTCCTATGAGACGGTCAGGCGCTGGGTGCTGAAGTTCGGACCCCTATTTGCTCGAGAGCTTCGCCGCCGTCGCTCCCGCCCGACCTCGCAATGGCATCTCGACGAGATGGCCGTGATGATCAGCGGCAAGCAGTTCTGGCTGTGGCGAGCGGTGGACAGCGAGGGCGAGGTTCTCGACCTGCTCGTGCAACGGCGACGCAACAAGGTCGCAGCCGTTAAGCTCATGCGCATATTGCTGAAAAGGCAAGGCTTCGCGCCCGAGGTGCTCGTGACCGACAAGCTGAGATCCTACGCAGCTGCGAAGTCAGAGCTCGGCCTCTCCGCTCGTCATGAGCAAGGGCTGCGCAGAAACAACCGCGCCGAAAATTCGCACCAGCCGGTGCGGCGACGTGAGTTCAAGATGCAAAGGTTCAAATCGCCCGGCTCAGCTCAGCGCTTCCTGACGGTTCATGCCGCCGTCCACAACACCTTCAACACCCAGCGTCACCTGACATCCCGTAACACGCTCCGCATCCTCAGGACCGGGGCATTTGACACTTGGAGAACGGCAACGACGGCATGA
- a CDS encoding Transposase: MPLPLDALPDDAVALKAIILAQREEVTRMKASVRAYEALVQALKIRIARLQKQKFGSSSEKIEREIEQLQLALEDLEVAMAAADKSPQLDGTEKAALQAASHRRGKPRVAEDMPRERLVLDPGDRCPDCGGPLRLLGEDLSEILDLIAAKLKIVEIARLKKSCRCCEKIVQPPAPTRPVQRGMAGPGLLAHILVSKFDDHLPLYRQGEIFARLGADIPRSTLIDWCGQAVSTLRPLSALIKAEIMCSDRLHVDDTPIKVLDPSRRTADGKSRGVKEGRIWVYVRDDRPWGGSDPPGAAYYFSPDRKGEHPQAHLADFKGVLQADAYGGFKKLYEAGTDEAPRIREAACWAHLRRDFHDVWKMTGSPIAREALDRIGALYDIERDIAAQSAEVRRRVRQEHSKPRVEAFRAWCESQLPRIPGKGDLAKAMRYALNRWHAFTLFLEDGRVAIDNNAAERAIRPVAIGRKNYLFAGSDAGGDIIADAMTIIETAKFAGLDPQAYLADVLTRINDHPARKLDELTPWSWRPPSEQRSRVA, translated from the coding sequence ATGCCGCTGCCGCTCGACGCCCTTCCAGACGATGCCGTCGCACTGAAGGCGATCATCCTCGCGCAGCGGGAAGAAGTGACCCGCATGAAGGCGTCCGTGCGTGCCTACGAGGCCCTTGTCCAAGCCCTCAAGATCCGGATTGCGCGGCTCCAGAAGCAGAAGTTCGGATCGAGCTCGGAGAAGATCGAGCGCGAGATCGAGCAGCTGCAGCTGGCGCTCGAAGACCTCGAAGTTGCGATGGCCGCGGCCGATAAGTCGCCGCAGTTAGACGGGACCGAGAAGGCAGCTTTGCAGGCTGCGTCACATCGGCGAGGCAAGCCCCGGGTCGCCGAGGATATGCCTCGCGAACGCCTCGTGCTGGATCCTGGAGATCGCTGCCCTGACTGTGGCGGCCCCTTGCGTCTTTTGGGCGAGGACCTGTCTGAGATCCTCGACTTGATCGCGGCCAAGCTAAAGATCGTGGAGATCGCGCGTCTCAAGAAGTCCTGCCGGTGCTGCGAGAAGATCGTGCAGCCGCCCGCACCGACGCGCCCCGTGCAGCGCGGGATGGCCGGGCCAGGCTTGCTCGCACACATCCTTGTCTCGAAGTTCGATGATCATTTGCCGCTCTACAGGCAAGGCGAGATCTTTGCCCGTCTCGGTGCGGATATTCCGCGCTCGACGCTGATCGATTGGTGCGGTCAGGCCGTGTCCACGCTCCGGCCGCTGAGCGCTCTGATCAAGGCCGAGATCATGTGCTCGGATCGCCTGCATGTCGACGACACGCCGATCAAAGTGCTCGATCCCTCGCGCCGCACGGCGGATGGAAAGTCCCGTGGCGTCAAGGAGGGGCGCATCTGGGTCTATGTCCGCGACGACCGACCATGGGGTGGCAGCGATCCGCCCGGCGCCGCCTACTACTTCTCGCCGGACCGCAAGGGCGAACACCCACAAGCCCATCTCGCCGACTTCAAGGGTGTCCTGCAGGCCGACGCCTATGGTGGGTTCAAGAAGCTCTACGAAGCGGGGACGGACGAAGCGCCTCGCATCCGCGAGGCGGCCTGTTGGGCCCATCTGCGCCGCGACTTCCATGACGTCTGGAAGATGACTGGCTCGCCGATCGCCCGGGAGGCGCTCGACAGGATTGGCGCACTCTATGACATCGAGCGCGACATCGCCGCTCAATCCGCCGAGGTGCGGCGACGCGTCCGGCAGGAGCACAGCAAGCCGCGCGTCGAGGCCTTCCGTGCGTGGTGTGAATCCCAACTTCCCCGCATCCCCGGCAAGGGCGATCTCGCCAAGGCCATGCGCTATGCCCTCAATCGCTGGCACGCATTCACACTCTTCCTCGAGGACGGCCGCGTCGCAATCGACAACAACGCCGCCGAGCGGGCGATCCGCCCCGTGGCTATAGGACGCAAGAATTATCTCTTCGCCGGATCGGACGCCGGGGGCGATATCATCGCCGACGCGATGACCATCATCGAGACGGCCAAGTTCGCCGGGCTCGATCCACAAGCCTACCTGGCAGACGTTCTCACCCGTATCAATGATCATCCAGCCCGCAAGCTCGACGAGCTGACGCCATGGAGCTGGAGGCCGCCGTCCGAGCAACGATCGCGGGTCGCCTGA
- a CDS encoding Predicted dehydrogenase, whose product MSEPVVRILILGTGTWAAAHATNFATIPGCRIVAAVDSNAARAQTFCAAHGIPCAFSDLDAAIDWGEFDGASNVTPDAIHHSTTMKLIAAGKHVLCEKPLAPSYPLALEMTEAVEAAGLVGMVNLTYRNVAALQEARRMVASGAIGEVRHVEASYRQSWLVGNHWGDWRTNERWLWRLSSDHGSKGVLGDIGIHILDFATYATSLEPVSVQARLKTFAKAPSDQVGDYRLDANDSAVLSLELANGALGVVHASRFMTGYGNALRLHIFGDSGALELEHSHETTLLRACDGAKVHDLAWRAVRCPPVKTNWELFVDAVRTGRSGEPSFRRAANLQKVLDACFDSASQASVALCQP is encoded by the coding sequence ATGAGCGAGCCCGTCGTCCGGATCCTGATCCTCGGCACCGGCACCTGGGCCGCCGCCCATGCCACGAACTTCGCCACCATCCCGGGCTGCCGTATCGTCGCAGCAGTCGATTCGAATGCCGCCCGCGCCCAGACCTTCTGTGCCGCGCACGGCATCCCGTGCGCCTTCAGCGACCTCGACGCGGCCATCGACTGGGGCGAGTTCGATGGGGCCAGCAACGTCACCCCCGATGCGATCCATCACTCGACCACGATGAAGCTGATCGCCGCCGGCAAACATGTGCTGTGCGAGAAGCCGCTGGCGCCGAGCTATCCCCTGGCCCTCGAGATGACCGAAGCCGTCGAGGCCGCCGGCCTCGTCGGCATGGTCAACCTGACCTACCGCAACGTCGCCGCCCTGCAGGAGGCGCGCCGTATGGTCGCGAGCGGCGCGATCGGCGAAGTTCGCCATGTCGAGGCGAGCTATCGCCAGAGCTGGCTCGTCGGCAACCACTGGGGCGATTGGCGGACCAATGAGCGTTGGCTGTGGCGTCTGTCGAGCGACCACGGCTCGAAGGGGGTGCTGGGCGACATCGGCATCCATATCCTGGATTTCGCGACCTACGCGACCAGCCTCGAGCCGGTTTCGGTGCAGGCGCGGCTCAAGACCTTCGCCAAGGCGCCCAGTGACCAGGTCGGCGACTACCGCCTGGACGCCAACGACAGCGCTGTCCTCTCCCTCGAGCTCGCCAACGGCGCGCTGGGGGTCGTGCATGCCAGCCGCTTCATGACCGGCTACGGCAACGCGCTGCGGCTGCATATCTTCGGCGACAGCGGCGCGCTCGAGCTCGAGCACAGCCATGAAACGACGCTGCTGCGGGCCTGCGACGGCGCCAAGGTCCACGACCTCGCCTGGCGGGCCGTGCGCTGCCCGCCGGTCAAGACCAATTGGGAGCTCTTCGTCGACGCGGTGCGGACGGGCCGCAGCGGCGAGCCGAGCTTCCGGCGGGCCGCCAATCTGCAGAAAGTGCTGGACGCCTGCTTCGACTCCGCGAGCCAGGCGTCCGTTGCGCTATGCCAGCCCTGA
- a CDS encoding Transposase and inactivated derivatives, TnpA family, with product MARRQLLTDDERRRVFGVPESEAEIIRHYTLSPADLDLTADRHGSRNRLGVAVQLCLLRHPGFGLRVGEEIPEALLAYLAHQLAVPPGAFRDYGRRAQTRLDHAGEIAAHLGLRTFARADLSVALDVAAAAAWSTDKGEPIARGIVEGLRAAKLILPAMDTIERVGLAGRARARRHAADALVATLTSQQLGRLDRLLVNDIKLNSSPLAWLRDIPESPSTTNINCIVERLAFVRAIGVPADIAGAVHEHRFRQFVREGAVAPAFLLSDYSAGRRRATLVASLVDLEARLSDAAVEMFDKLVGSLFTRAKRGQERRYQATARDVGQLMRLFGRTIAALSEAREGEADALAVIDEAVSWHRLLAAKPQVDALAELAGEDMLVSAAERYATIRRFAPAFLNAFTFRAPRSGTSLMQAVEILRELNLRNRREVPDGAPLPFQNKQWKRLVRENGRINRRLYETAVLSTLRDCLRAGDVWIEGTRNYRPFDAYLLPKREAAECAAGLAIVGDAGAYVTERAHVLDWRLKRFARLLRQDKLDGVSLVHGKLKVTPLPPHTPPEAEVLDRKLDTLLPRVRVTELLREVAARTGFLSAFRDLRSGKAHDNPNAVLAAVLADATNLGLERMANASQGVSYAQLAWTHNWYLSGENYRAALAAIIDAHHELPFARHWGDGSASSSDGQFFRAGRERAGAAEVNAKYGGEPGVKIYTHLSDHFASFQSRVISATASEAPYVLDGLLLHASSLAPRVHYTDTGGATDHVFALCHLLGYCFVPRLRDLADRRLGSVEPAAHYKGLETLIGRPIRSDAIVESWDDIIRLAASIKAGTVAPSTMLKKLGAYKRQNRLDFALGEVGRFERTLFTLDWLESSSQRRACQAGLNKGEARHALARAVYAHRQGRFADRTLENQEHRASGLNLVIAAIAYWNTLYLERAAEHLRGRGETVPHELLAHLSPMGWTHVGLTGDYLWERTDEVAPGSYRPLNDPGARLRSAA from the coding sequence CGGGCTTCGGCCTACGCGTTGGCGAAGAAATACCTGAAGCACTCCTGGCTTACCTCGCCCACCAACTCGCCGTCCCGCCGGGAGCGTTCCGCGACTACGGCCGCCGAGCGCAGACCCGGCTCGATCACGCCGGCGAGATCGCCGCCCATCTCGGTCTACGTACCTTCGCCCGCGCTGACCTGTCGGTTGCCCTCGATGTCGCTGCCGCAGCCGCGTGGTCGACCGACAAGGGCGAGCCGATCGCGCGTGGAATCGTTGAAGGGCTGCGCGCCGCCAAGCTCATCCTGCCCGCCATGGACACGATCGAGCGTGTCGGTCTCGCCGGACGTGCCCGGGCGAGACGGCACGCGGCCGATGCCCTTGTCGCGACGCTGACGTCGCAGCAGCTCGGTCGCCTCGACAGGCTTCTCGTCAACGACATCAAACTTAACTCCAGTCCGCTCGCATGGCTGCGCGACATTCCGGAGTCGCCGTCGACGACGAACATCAATTGCATTGTCGAGCGGCTCGCCTTTGTGCGCGCGATCGGCGTCCCCGCCGACATCGCGGGCGCCGTTCACGAGCACCGCTTCCGTCAATTCGTGCGCGAGGGCGCCGTGGCGCCCGCCTTCCTGCTCTCCGATTACTCGGCCGGTCGTCGCCGAGCGACGCTCGTCGCGAGCCTGGTCGATCTGGAGGCGCGGCTGTCGGACGCCGCGGTGGAGATGTTCGACAAGCTTGTTGGCTCCCTGTTTACGCGCGCCAAGCGCGGCCAAGAGCGGCGCTACCAGGCGACAGCCCGCGACGTCGGCCAGCTTATGCGCCTTTTCGGTCGCACGATCGCGGCGCTCTCGGAAGCCCGCGAAGGCGAGGCCGATGCGCTCGCCGTGATCGATGAAGCCGTAAGCTGGCACCGGCTGCTCGCTGCCAAGCCGCAGGTCGACGCTCTGGCTGAACTCGCCGGCGAGGACATGCTTGTCTCCGCCGCCGAACGATATGCCACGATCCGACGTTTCGCACCGGCCTTCCTCAACGCCTTCACTTTCCGCGCGCCGAGAAGCGGGACCTCGTTGATGCAAGCGGTCGAGATCCTGCGTGAGCTCAACCTCCGCAACCGACGCGAGGTGCCGGACGGCGCGCCGCTACCGTTCCAAAACAAGCAGTGGAAGCGACTCGTGCGCGAGAACGGACGGATCAATCGCCGGCTCTACGAGACTGCGGTACTCTCGACCCTCCGCGACTGCCTGCGCGCCGGCGATGTCTGGATCGAGGGCACCCGCAACTACCGGCCCTTCGACGCCTACCTGTTGCCGAAGCGCGAAGCGGCCGAGTGCGCCGCCGGACTGGCAATCGTTGGCGACGCAGGTGCCTATGTGACGGAGCGCGCCCACGTGCTCGACTGGCGACTGAAACGCTTCGCGCGCCTGCTGCGTCAGGACAAGCTGGACGGGGTGTCGCTGGTGCATGGCAAGTTGAAGGTGACGCCTTTGCCGCCGCACACGCCGCCTGAGGCCGAAGTACTCGACCGCAAGCTCGACACGCTGCTACCGCGGGTGCGGGTCACCGAACTCTTACGTGAGGTGGCGGCCCGCACAGGTTTCCTTTCGGCCTTCCGCGACCTGCGCAGCGGCAAGGCCCACGACAACCCGAACGCGGTGCTCGCCGCCGTGCTCGCCGACGCCACCAATCTCGGCCTCGAGCGCATGGCGAACGCCAGTCAGGGCGTCAGCTACGCCCAGCTTGCCTGGACCCACAACTGGTACCTCTCGGGAGAGAACTACCGGGCCGCGCTTGCCGCGATCATCGACGCGCATCACGAACTGCCGTTCGCGCGTCACTGGGGAGATGGCTCGGCCTCATCGTCCGATGGGCAGTTTTTCCGCGCCGGCCGCGAGCGAGCGGGCGCGGCTGAGGTCAACGCCAAGTATGGCGGCGAGCCGGGCGTGAAGATCTACACCCACCTTTCGGATCACTTCGCCTCATTCCAATCGCGCGTGATCTCGGCGACCGCGAGCGAGGCGCCCTATGTGCTCGACGGCCTGCTGCTGCACGCCAGCTCGCTGGCGCCGCGGGTCCACTACACCGATACCGGCGGCGCCACCGACCACGTCTTCGCGCTCTGCCATCTGCTCGGCTATTGCTTCGTGCCGCGATTGCGCGACCTCGCCGACCGGCGCCTGGGCAGTGTCGAGCCGGCGGCGCACTATAAAGGCCTGGAGACGCTGATCGGTCGTCCTATCCGGAGCGACGCAATCGTCGAGAGCTGGGACGACATCATTCGCCTGGCAGCCTCAATCAAAGCCGGCACAGTGGCGCCCTCGACCATGCTGAAGAAGCTCGGTGCGTACAAGCGCCAAAACCGCCTCGATTTCGCGCTCGGCGAGGTCGGGCGATTCGAGCGCACGCTGTTCACCCTGGATTGGCTTGAGAGCTCCTCGCAACGCCGCGCCTGTCAGGCCGGGCTGAACAAGGGCGAGGCGCGCCATGCACTGGCACGGGCGGTCTACGCCCACCGGCAGGGGCGCTTTGCCGACCGCACGCTCGAGAACCAGGAGCATCGTGCGTCGGGGCTGAACCTCGTCATCGCCGCCATCGCCTACTGGAACACGCTCTACCTTGAGCGAGCGGCCGAACACTTACGAGGCCGGGGTGAGACCGTGCCGCACGAATTGCTCGCCCATCTCTCGCCGATGGGGTGGACACATGTAGGGTTAACGGGCGACTACCTCTGGGAGCGAACTGATGAGGTTGCACCCGGAAGCTATCGTCCGCTGAATGATCCCGGCGCGCGGCTCCGCTCGGCAGCGTGA
- a CDS encoding Transposase — protein MLQEVLTGVERRRRWSVEEKLSIVAEACAEGINLSDVARRHDITRQHIYQWRRELRDKGLLSDARCVFVPVDVAGDEARHSPSHHTDRGGNVIGLGTGVRVYLACGMTDMRKGISGLAGSAQEHLKQNPCSGAVFAFRGCRGDRIKLLHWDGQGFCLYYKVLEKGRFPWPSSADGTARLTFAQLAMLWEGIDWRRPAWTAPPACVI, from the coding sequence ATGCTGCAGGAGGTTTTGACGGGGGTTGAACGCCGCCGCCGCTGGTCGGTTGAGGAGAAGCTCTCGATCGTTGCGGAAGCCTGTGCGGAGGGGATCAACCTGTCGGATGTTGCCCGGCGACACGATATCACCCGACAGCACATCTACCAGTGGCGCCGGGAACTTCGGGACAAAGGCTTGCTGTCGGATGCGCGCTGCGTGTTCGTTCCAGTGGATGTGGCTGGGGATGAGGCGCGCCATTCTCCATCGCATCATACGGATCGCGGAGGCAACGTGATCGGGCTTGGAACGGGAGTGCGGGTCTATCTCGCCTGCGGGATGACGGACATGCGCAAGGGCATATCCGGACTGGCCGGGAGCGCTCAGGAGCATCTCAAGCAAAATCCTTGTTCGGGTGCGGTCTTTGCGTTCCGGGGTTGCAGAGGTGACAGGATCAAGCTTCTGCACTGGGATGGCCAGGGCTTCTGCCTCTACTACAAGGTGCTCGAGAAGGGTCGCTTTCCCTGGCCATCATCTGCCGATGGGACCGCGCGATTGACCTTTGCACAGTTGGCGATGCTGTGGGAGGGGATCGACTGGCGGCGTCCGGCGTGGACCGCCCCGCCGGCTTGTGTGATCTGA